From the genome of Syntrophorhabdaceae bacterium:
CTCTGCTTCGGGAAAGCGCTCGGCGTTGGCATATTCCTGCCTGTCATCGATAACCACCACATTGAAGTCGACCATGCCCGCTATCTGCGCAATGTACCGGGAAACGTGACCCGCCCCGAATACGTAAAGCCTGGCGCGATCGAAAAGGGGTTCCACAACGAATCTGCCTTCGCCGACAATTACGGGCCTTTTCTCAACGGCAAGGCCCAGATAATATGCGGCCCTTTCCTCATCCAGGGGATCTCCTGTGACCTTCAGACCCTCCTCGATGAGCGTCTTCGTGAAAACATCCCCGCCCAGTGCTGTCACGACAACACCTTTGCTCCCCCTCTGTTCCATTTCGGCAAGGTGGATATAGAGCATGCGATGTGCCTGAGTGACAGGCTCAAGGAGGACGTCGACATTGCCTCCGCAGAGCATGCCCTGCTCCGCAACGGTCTTGGAGTCCATTTTCATGTGGAAGATAGATGCCTTGTTCTCATTCTTTCGTTCCACGGCGGCTTCCTGCACGTATCGCTCGAGCAATCCCCCGCCCACGGTTCCGAAAGACCTTCCCTGACCGTTCACGTACATCCGGGCCCCCACATCGCGCGGCGCCGAACCCGACCGGCCGATAACGGTCGCGAGGACACCTCTGTCCCCCGCCTCCAGGTGCTCTTTGATAGTCTGAAATATGCTCATCTACGTTACCTTTGTCCTCAAATCGCCGCTGTCATCCTACCGGGGGTTTCCGCTGTATTCATGAAGGATCGCCTCCAGAACTCCCCCTCCAATGGCACGGGCCTTGTCGGAGATGGTGTGACAGTTATCTTTCTTGCCCCGCGGGTCGACATCGCCCACCTTCTCGGCACTGTCGACATCCATTTCACGGATGAGGCCCCGGAGCACCCCGTCGAAGGGCGCAAAGACCGGTACATCGCCGACATAGAGAATGAGATCGCCCTTCTTCACATCGTCGCCAATCCGGCGGACGTGTTTCACCGGTCCCGGTGCAGGAGAGCGAAGCACCCTCTCTTTTCCCACGCCTTTCATTTCGCCCGGTAAACCTGTGTAAGGCTCAGCCGTGCCATCATAGATCACCCGCCCGAGATCGTGGCCGCGGTTGCTCTCCACCACGGCATGAACGTCCCGGGGAGCTGCAAAACCGGGACCCACGCCTATCACAAATGGCGCCTCGTCCCTTCCCGTCCCGAGGTTCCTCTTGGCCATGATAGCGTCCACCACAACATCAGGAGAAATGCTGGAGACGCTTCGCCACCCCGGGTCGACGAGGACGGCTATCCCGCCCGTACCCCAGATGGAGACCGCCTGCGATACATCGCCCGCAAGCTGACCCGTCACACCTTCGACTTCCGCGACACCATCGTGGATCGCCTCGCAAAAGGATACGAATCTCCTCACACACAACGGTCTTTCCGTATCGAGCATAGCGATGCGCCGGATACCCGCCCGGTGAAGCCTGTGGGCGATACCGGAGGCCATCTCTCCTGCCCCTTTTATGACCACCGACAGATCGGTGATGCTTCTCCCTTTATCCAACACCTCTCAATCCTCCTGAAATCAATAGTCTCAGAAGTCACCTTTTTCGACCCTGTATCCGCGTTCTCTCAGAACTTCAAGGTCTTCCACGGTGTCTATGTCGAACAGGATACCCTCGTCACCCTCTATGAATAGCACATCTGTGCTGTACTTTTCTATAACTTCGCGGAGACCTTTGTCGCCGTCAAGGCGTTCCATCTCCGCCCTGTAAGGCCCATAGCTCATCAGCACAGGGTGGCCCTTTATTCCGTCATGGATCGGGATTATGATGCTCCGGTCGGTTTCCCGGTACCTGTCGATCATGGCGGTCAACAGTCCCTTATTTACGAAAGGCTTGTCCCCAAGGTGAAAGAACACCGCTCCCGCATCTTTTATCCACGGCAGGGCCGCCTTGACAGAGCTTGACATCCCCCATCTATGGTCTTCGTTGCGAACCACCCTTACCTCCAGACCCTCAAGCGCCGTGGCAACGGGCACAACATCGCTACCCGCAACAACGATCACTTCCCCGAGGGCGGCCTCGACAAATGGGGTCACGGCTCTGCGGATGACCGTCTCCGAGTCGATCCTCACGATAAGCTTATTGAAGCCAAGCCTTCTTGACACTCCGGCGGCAAGGATAACGGAATAGACCTTATTCATAGAGTCCGGATGACGGCGGCGGCCAATATCCTAACCCTCTCGCACGGTCTTGAGAAGACCTTCGAGGAGCCTGTCGACATCAACACCGTGAACCTGCGCCCCTTGCTCGATGCTCTCGAAAAGTGCGGCTTCGCATCCGGCACAGCCCAGGCCGAACTCCTCGAAAACCCGGTCGGTTTGCGGGTATTTCTCAAGGACCTCTTCGATGGGCGTCTTCCTGTCGATCATTCCTTTCCTCCACCCTTATTTTCTCCGAAATGTGCGGTTCCGTCTCTCAAAAAACGTCTGCGGAAAAAACGAAGATATCGATGTCTCCTGACTTCCATGCATCCTTCGGCAGACCCGCCTTGTAACAGGTATATTCCAGAAATTCCGTCCTGTCCCACTTCTGCTCCGTCGCTACCTGGGGAAGCAGGAGTCCCGAATGTACCCCTTTCTCTATGTACAGGCCATGGGTACCAACCTCTATCTCGTTTATGTCGCGGATCTTTTTCATCGGGGTCAGGACTGAGATCTCGAAGTCAATGTCCTTCCATTCATCCTTGCTGACAGGCAAGAACCTGGGGTCGTTGAAGGCCGCCTGAATTGCCATCTCCTTCACTGTCTCATGAAGCGGCAGATAACCCCTGACATAGCCTATGCATCCCCGTAAGGCACCGCTGTTCTTGATAGTGACAAAGGCACCGCACTTCTCCTCGAGGAGTTCCGTTAACTCGACAGGAGAGCTTTCCTTGCCGAAAAGAACACCTTCTATGGCATCTCTGACAAGTGTTTTAAGCTTCTCCCTTTCTTCCGGTGAAAGTGCCATATCATCCGTCCGCGGCGGTCATTTGTCGAAGAAGATCGCCGATACATATCCCACGACGCCGCTGCGGTCTCCCGATACATCGCCTGAATTGGCATATTTCAATACCCTGCTGCCCTGCGCCCCCAGCTTCTTCGCCGCCATCATGGCGGTTATCATCGGACCCGCGCCGCATGCCTGCGCCTTTTCCGATCGTACATCCCTTATCATCGAGGGGACATCGAAATTCTTGAGGTGTTCCACCGTGACGGAATCGATCTTCACGGCCGCCTCATAGGGATAATAATGTGAAAGGTCAGTGCTGGCTACGATGAGGGAACGCCCCGGGCGAGCCGAGATCACCCTCTCCAGCGCTGTCGCGGCCGCCTCGTAAAGCTCCTCCGTCCCAGCACCCATAAGCAGGGGAAGGAGAAGAACATCCTTAAAGACATACTGGAGAAAAGGCAACTGGACTTCCAGTGAATGCTCTCCCCTGTGCACGTCTCTATTAACATTAAAAATGGCGCTCGTTTCGAGAAGTTCTTCCGCGGTACGCGCATCGACCTCTATGTCGCCGAGGGGCGTTCTGAAGCTTCCTTTCTCCCAGACGGCAACGCCCTCAAAATATGCCCTGTGACTCGGGGCAACAACGATAACCCTATCGAATTCGAGTGCCGAGACAGCCTTGTAAGCATAGGCGGCCACCTGCCCCGAATACACGTAGCCTGCATGGGGCGAGATTATCGCATGGACCCGCCCTGAAAAAGGCTCGAGATCTGCCCCTTTCAGATAGGCCCCTATATCCTTCTTGAGGAGGACCGGGTCATCGGGATAGAACATCCCGTTTACTGAAGATTCGCGCACTGTTGTCATATCACACGCCTGTACCAGCCCATTATATCATATGTGGCCGCCGGGAGCGCGCCTTTTTTCTCAATTGCTCAAAGGCCGTGTGTTATAATACATCCTGTGATCGTCCAAGACGTTTTCCGGAAAAGAAGGAATTATGCACCACTTCTCCTTATCCCCATTCTGCTGGTCCTCACCTGTATCTTCCCGGGTCTCGCCATGCCGGTAACAGACAAGCCCGTCATAGGAGCCGAGGAATACGTTACCGTAATGCCTTACGGGTTCACGATCCCTGCACGTGTCGACACGGGCGCCGCAACAACATCCCTGGACGCCAGGAACATGAGCGTGAAAGGTTCTGTGGTCACCTTCACCCTTCCTGCCCGATGGGGAGGCTCCACCATCACCTTGCCCATCATTGACTGGAGGCATATCCGAACGTCCAAATCGCGTGAAAAACGGCCGGTCGTGGAAATGGAGCTGTGCATCGCTTCCAAAAGGCTGCGGGCCCGGGTAAATCTCAACGATCGCTCACATATGAGATATCCCATGATCATCGGCAGAAATGTCATCACGGGCAACTTCCTCGTGGATACTTCGCAGTCCTTCACGACACTTCCCTTGAGTGAAGACACGGAGGCCGACAGGTGAAACGTCCCGCACTGGCCGCCGCCCTGGGGCTTATTGTCATATCTCTTCTCATTGTCGCCTACCGGATCGTCTCACTGGGTTATCCGCTTACTCCCGCCAGGCCTGATTACGTATGGACCTTTCGCTTCGACGGAGTGCTGCACGGCACCGGCAAAGATCCGCTTTTTCTCCTGTCATTGCCGTCGCAACAGCACGGCCAGATCATCCTTGAAGAATCCATTGGATCGGGATCGATGAATTTCAACCTTCTCAAGGAGTATGATAACCGCATTGGCGCCTGGTCGGGAAGAGTGGACCGGAACAGTGAATACATATCCTACAGGGCCGCCGTCCTCTTCCAGCATAAAGGAACGGACCAAAGTGTCGTGCCACCCCGGAGTTCTTACCCGTACGGTGTGACAGATCAACAGATAGCACGCATCGAGGATCTGACGGGTCAATGGCGCACATTGAATCTCTCCACGCGGATACAGGTAGTCCTTGGATTCGCGAAGGTCGGCGCTGCGGGTTCCGGGAATGACGCCAACCTCCTGAAGGTCGATGAAGCATTGGAAGGGTACAACGATATCGCCAGGCTCCACATCCTTCTGGCTGCCGTCAATGTCCCTGCGAGGACCGTAGAGGGCGTGGACCTCGTCGAAGGGGTTGTGGGCACCACATTACGCTGGGTTGAGGCGTGGACGGGGCAGAACTGGGAACATATCGACCCGGAACGCATGGAGGTTGTCTCTTCCGCGAAGAAGTTCCTGCCCCTCAGTGTCGGAGGGATGTCCGCCGTCAGGATCTCCGACAGCAAACTCTCGATGAAGCGATTCGAGCTGACACGGGACGTTGTAAGCAGATGGCGCATCTTTTTCGAGAGGATCAGCCGGTCCAACAGATTCCTTGACGTGTGGTCCCTTTTCCGAATCCCGCCCGAGTT
Proteins encoded in this window:
- a CDS encoding XdhC family protein, with translation MSIFQTIKEHLEAGDRGVLATVIGRSGSAPRDVGARMYVNGQGRSFGTVGGGLLERYVQEAAVERKNENKASIFHMKMDSKTVAEQGMLCGGNVDVLLEPVTQAHRMLYIHLAEMEQRGSKGVVVTALGGDVFTKTLIEEGLKVTGDPLDEERAAYYLGLAVEKRPVIVGEGRFVVEPLFDRARLYVFGAGHVSRYIAQIAGMVDFNVVVIDDRQEYANAERFPEAEEIIVQDFVEALSSLSFTGSEFVVIVTRGHSHDAEVLRAVLSRDARYIGMIGSKRKVKMIFDMLRQSGFAEESISRVYAPIGLSIHAETPQEIAVSIVSQLIQVRAE
- a CDS encoding DUF1858 domain-containing protein translates to MIDRKTPIEEVLEKYPQTDRVFEEFGLGCAGCEAALFESIEQGAQVHGVDVDRLLEGLLKTVREG
- the yqeB gene encoding selenium-dependent molybdenum cofactor biosynthesis protein YqeB, whose product is MDKGRSITDLSVVIKGAGEMASGIAHRLHRAGIRRIAMLDTERPLCVRRFVSFCEAIHDGVAEVEGVTGQLAGDVSQAVSIWGTGGIAVLVDPGWRSVSSISPDVVVDAIMAKRNLGTGRDEAPFVIGVGPGFAAPRDVHAVVESNRGHDLGRVIYDGTAEPYTGLPGEMKGVGKERVLRSPAPGPVKHVRRIGDDVKKGDLILYVGDVPVFAPFDGVLRGLIREMDVDSAEKVGDVDPRGKKDNCHTISDKARAIGGGVLEAILHEYSGNPR
- a CDS encoding UUP1 family membrane protein, which encodes MKRPALAAALGLIVISLLIVAYRIVSLGYPLTPARPDYVWTFRFDGVLHGTGKDPLFLLSLPSQQHGQIILEESIGSGSMNFNLLKEYDNRIGAWSGRVDRNSEYISYRAAVLFQHKGTDQSVVPPRSSYPYGVTDQQIARIEDLTGQWRTLNLSTRIQVVLGFAKVGAAGSGNDANLLKVDEALEGYNDIARLHILLAAVNVPARTVEGVDLVEGVVGTTLRWVEAWTGQNWEHIDPERMEVVSSAKKFLPLSVGGMSAVRISDSKLSMKRFELTRDVVSRWRIFFERISRSNRFLDVWSLFRIPPEFQQTFRILLLVPLGTLLIALLRNIVGFQTFGIFMPVLMALAFRSTGLVYGLAIFAAITFIGYMARRYLNRMRLLLIPRMSVLVSLVIFCFIILALVGNRFGLRQFMAVGLLPFVILTMTIERFFVVVEEHGIRTALQTAVGSAAVSVITYLIIQWEVLQITFFVYPELLLFIMGLQILVGRYTGYRLSELIRFRSLRSAADR
- the amrA gene encoding AmmeMemoRadiSam system protein A, which codes for MALSPEEREKLKTLVRDAIEGVLFGKESSPVELTELLEEKCGAFVTIKNSGALRGCIGYVRGYLPLHETVKEMAIQAAFNDPRFLPVSKDEWKDIDFEISVLTPMKKIRDINEIEVGTHGLYIEKGVHSGLLLPQVATEQKWDRTEFLEYTCYKAGLPKDAWKSGDIDIFVFSADVF
- the amrB gene encoding AmmeMemoRadiSam system protein B, producing the protein MTTVRESSVNGMFYPDDPVLLKKDIGAYLKGADLEPFSGRVHAIISPHAGYVYSGQVAAYAYKAVSALEFDRVIVVAPSHRAYFEGVAVWEKGSFRTPLGDIEVDARTAEELLETSAIFNVNRDVHRGEHSLEVQLPFLQYVFKDVLLLPLLMGAGTEELYEAAATALERVISARPGRSLIVASTDLSHYYPYEAAVKIDSVTVEHLKNFDVPSMIRDVRSEKAQACGAGPMITAMMAAKKLGAQGSRVLKYANSGDVSGDRSGVVGYVSAIFFDK
- a CDS encoding RimK/LysX family protein, with the translated sequence MIVQDVFRKRRNYAPLLLIPILLVLTCIFPGLAMPVTDKPVIGAEEYVTVMPYGFTIPARVDTGAATTSLDARNMSVKGSVVTFTLPARWGGSTITLPIIDWRHIRTSKSREKRPVVEMELCIASKRLRARVNLNDRSHMRYPMIIGRNVITGNFLVDTSQSFTTLPLSEDTEADR
- a CDS encoding nucleotidyltransferase family protein — translated: MNKVYSVILAAGVSRRLGFNKLIVRIDSETVIRRAVTPFVEAALGEVIVVAGSDVVPVATALEGLEVRVVRNEDHRWGMSSSVKAALPWIKDAGAVFFHLGDKPFVNKGLLTAMIDRYRETDRSIIIPIHDGIKGHPVLMSYGPYRAEMERLDGDKGLREVIEKYSTDVLFIEGDEGILFDIDTVEDLEVLRERGYRVEKGDF